AGTCATCAAAGAATCATATACTGCATTTATGAAAACAAATCGCTAAATATAAAATATAAATCATTGGAATCAACTCAATGGAATATCAAGCAGCAAAGAAAATTGTTTTCGACTTTATAAATACTGGCTTTGACAGTGTTGATGATGAATTTATCATAATTGATGATCAAGTTATTGCAACTGAATTTGGTTGGGTGTTTCCATATAACTCAAAAAAATTCCTGGAAACAAAAGAACTAATTTATGCAGTACTTGGTAATGCTCCAATTATTTT
Above is a genomic segment from Oculatellaceae cyanobacterium containing:
- a CDS encoding YrhB domain-containing protein, with translation MEYQAAKKIVFDFINTGFDSVDDEFIIIDDQVIATEFGWVFPYNSKKFLETKELIYAVLGNAPII